A window of Clostridium botulinum BKT015925 contains these coding sequences:
- the dnaN gene encoding DNA polymerase III subunit beta: MKFTCAKNKLQEAISIAQKAVTGKSPMPILQGIHLSAKNNELTLIGSDIDLSIETKIEAEVQEEGSIVVDSKIFGEIIRKLPNSSIHINTTENNSIEIVCEKSKFDLIHMDAEEFPNLPSINENIIFSIPEKVLKNMIKGTIFAIAQDETRPILTGILFEVRDKRLNLVALDGYRLALRSNLIDNENTISAVIPGKTFNEVSKILSEDEKNVNITFTPNHILFNLGETKIISRLLEGEFIKYNSIIPEEYKLKVNAKRAELLNCIERASLMGKDGNTNLVKFDIKNDNLVITSNSQLGRVREELNIILQGDELQIAFNSKYLIDVLKILEDDEIVMEFDSSVSPCVIKSKENNTYTYLVLPVRLLNA, from the coding sequence ATGAAATTTACGTGTGCTAAAAACAAATTACAAGAAGCAATATCTATAGCTCAAAAAGCTGTCACTGGAAAATCACCAATGCCTATCCTTCAAGGTATTCATTTATCTGCAAAAAACAATGAACTTACTTTAATTGGATCAGATATAGATCTTAGTATTGAAACTAAAATAGAAGCAGAAGTTCAAGAAGAAGGAAGTATCGTTGTTGACTCTAAGATATTTGGTGAAATTATTAGAAAATTACCAAATAGTTCAATCCATATAAATACTACCGAAAACAATTCAATAGAAATTGTATGTGAAAAATCCAAATTTGATTTAATTCATATGGATGCAGAGGAATTTCCTAATCTACCAAGCATAAATGAAAATATAATTTTTAGCATACCTGAAAAAGTATTAAAAAATATGATTAAAGGTACTATTTTTGCAATAGCTCAAGATGAAACTAGACCAATTCTTACAGGAATTCTATTTGAAGTTAGAGATAAAAGACTTAATTTAGTAGCATTAGACGGATATAGATTAGCACTTAGAAGTAATCTGATAGATAATGAAAACACAATAAGTGCCGTAATTCCAGGGAAAACTTTTAATGAAGTTTCAAAAATATTAAGTGAAGACGAAAAAAATGTAAATATTACATTTACACCTAACCATATTTTATTTAATTTGGGAGAAACTAAAATTATATCTAGATTACTTGAAGGCGAATTTATAAAATATAACTCAATAATTCCTGAAGAATATAAATTAAAAGTTAATGCTAAAAGAGCTGAATTATTAAATTGTATTGAAAGAGCATCTTTGATGGGAAAAGACGGAAATACCAATCTTGTAAAATTCGATATAAAAAATGACAATTTGGTTATCACTTCTAATTCTCAATTGGGAAGAGTTAGAGAAGAACTAAATATAATTTTGCAAGGAGATGAACTTCAAATTGCATTTAATTCAAAATATTTAATAGATGTTTTAAAGATATTAGAAGACGATGAAATTGTTATGGAATTTGATAGTAGTGTGAGTCCATGCGTAATTAAAAGCAAAGAAAATAATACTTATACGTACTTAGTATTACCAGTAAGATTGTTAAACGCTTAA